The proteins below are encoded in one region of Pleuronectes platessa chromosome 14, fPlePla1.1, whole genome shotgun sequence:
- the kctd4 gene encoding BTB/POZ domain-containing protein KCTD4, with translation MEWNFGRMESELRHINPDLLQPSKSFKKPSSGTITLNVGGFLYTAHRTTLSKHQGSFLEEVANGKKAVQHTDSMGNPFIDRDGPVFRHVLNYLRTGELQLPDDFREAGLLRREANFYHLSELVEAVVDWEGQRAAQKEPAFLEMTDSHERSQGLKVYCSDPTFIDKVKGRLVQISKSRLDGFPEEFEVSSNVIQFRHFIKSEPGSRLVLKEDSTFLCTLDCLKLETVMLALRSGFKLVTSLDSSKGSVVVAEALHFVK, from the coding sequence ATGGAATGGAACTTTGGAAGGATGGAGAGTGAACTGAGGCACATCAACCCAGACCTGCTGCAGCCCAGCAAGAGCTTCAAGAAGCCCTCCTCAGGCACCATCACCCTCAATGTAGGGGGGTTCCTGTACACCGCCCATCGCACCACCCTCTCCAAGCACCAGGGGTCCTTTCTGGAAGAGGTGGCCAATGGCAAGAAGGCGGTTCAGCACACCGACTCCATGGGTAACCCGTTTATCGATAGAGATGGTCCAGTTTTTCGCCATGTGCTCAACTACCTGCGAACCGGTGAGCTCCAGCTACCTGACGACTTCCGGGAGGCAGGGCTCCTGCGGCGGGAGGCCAACTTTTACCATCTGAGCGAGCTCGTGGAAGCGGTGGTCGACTGGGAGGGCCAGAGGGCGGCCCAGAAAGAACCCGCCTTTTTGGAGATGACGGACAGCCATGAGAGGTCGCAGGGCCTCAAGGTGTACTGCAGCGACCCCACCTTCATCGACAAGGTGAAGGGCCGGCTGGTCCAGATCTCCAAGAGCCGCCTGGACGGCTTCCCGGAGGAGTTTGAGGTGTCGTCCAACGTGATCCAGTTCCGGCACTTCATCAAGTCGGAACCCGGCTCGCGGCTTGTCCTGAAGGAGGACAGCACATTCTTGTGCACGCTTGACTGTCTGAAGCTGGAGACGGTGATGCTGGCGCTGAGATCGGGCTTCAAACTGGTCACCAGTCTCGACAGCAGCAAAGGATCAGTGGTGGTGGCTGAGGCCCTTCACTTTGTCAAGTAG